The following coding sequences are from one Lolium rigidum isolate FL_2022 chromosome 6, APGP_CSIRO_Lrig_0.1, whole genome shotgun sequence window:
- the LOC124667885 gene encoding putative ataxin-3 homolog: MDAASNGGLLYHEVQEGKLCAVHCVNTALQGPFFSEFDLAALAADLDRRERQVMLHGVEAAAAAATAAGDFLAEGEGSHNVSLGGDFSIQVLQKALEVWDLQVVPLDSPAAGSSLFDPELEIAFICHLQDHWFCIRKVNGEWYNFNSLYPAPEHLSKFYLSAYIDTLKGSGWSIFAVRGNFPKECPMSTEGSNGFGQWLTPDDAQRITASCNQVQTPTRQQVVSPLRGQSEGMNEMELFAAQQEEADLNAAIAASLMDSVGAFASRSAAEEESRSEALLPSEAASDVASKDSNLEEQGANQAEASGSGSIEEPAPVSYPRERSPPSERRQQ, encoded by the exons ATGGACGCGGCGAGCAACGGCGGCCTGCTGTACCACGAGGTGCAGGAGGGCAAGCTCTGCGCCGTGCACTGCGTCAACACCGCCCTGCAGGGGCCCTTCTTCTCCGAGTTCGAcctcgccgcgctcgccgccgacCTCGACCGCCGCGAGCGCCAGGTCATGCTCCACGGcgtcgaggccgccgccgccgccgccaccgccgcaggGGACTTCCTCGCCGAGGGCGAGGGCTCCCACAACGTGTCCCTCGGCGGAGACTTCAGCATCCAG GTGCTGCAGAAGGCACTGGAAGTCTGGGACCTCCAAGTTGTCCCCCTTGATTCCCCAGCAGCTGGGTCATCCCTATTTGACCCGGAGCTAGAAATTGCTTTCATTTGCCACCTCCAGGACCACTGGTTCTGCATTAGGAAGGTGAATGGAGAGTGGTATAACTTCAACAGTCTGTACCCTGCTCCGGAGCATCTGTCAAAGTTTTACCTCTCAGCTTACATTGACACCCTGAAGGGGTCAGGCTGGAGCATCTTTGCGGTCAGGGGCAATTTCCCTAAAGAGTGCCCGATGTCAACAGAAGGCTCCAATGGTTTCGGGCAGTGGCTGACTCCCGACGATGCCCAGAGGATTACAGCCTCTTGTAACCAGGTGCAAACGCCCACTCGGCAGCAAGTGGTGTCTCCTCTTCGTGGTCAATCAGAAGGCATGAACGAAATGGAGCTGTTTGCAGCCCAGCAGGAAGAAGCTGACCTGAATGCAGCTATAGCCGCTAGCCTGATGGACAGCGTGGGTGCATTTGCCAGCCGCAGCGCAGCTGAAGAAGAAAGCAGGTCTGAGGCTCTTCTCCCAAGTGAAGCTGCATCTGACGTCGCGAGCAAAGATAGCAATCTGGAGGAGCAAGGAGCTAACCAAGCGGAAGCAAGCGGCAGCGGTAGCATTGAGGAGCCTGCTCCAGTCAGCTATCCAAGGGAGAGGTCTCCCCCTTCAGAGAGAAGGCAACAATAA